A stretch of Methanococcus voltae PS DNA encodes these proteins:
- a CDS encoding 50S ribosomal protein L5, translated as MSFQEIWEKEPMKKPRIQKVTVNFGVGEAGDRLTIGAKVIEDITGQSPVRTLAKQTNPAFGIRKKLPIGLKVTLRGTKAEEFLKNAFTAFKASGKVLYDRSFDKVGNFSFGVPEHIDFPGQKYDPSVGIYGMDVCVTFEKSGYRVKSRKLNRNTIPEKHLVKKVEAIELVKSTFGMEVLEE; from the coding sequence ATGTCATTCCAAGAAATATGGGAAAAAGAACCGATGAAAAAACCAAGAATTCAAAAAGTTACAGTAAACTTTGGTGTTGGTGAAGCAGGCGATAGGTTAACCATTGGAGCTAAAGTTATTGAAGATATTACGGGACAATCACCTGTAAGAACTTTGGCAAAACAAACTAACCCTGCATTCGGAATCAGAAAAAAATTACCAATTGGATTGAAAGTTACCTTAAGAGGTACTAAAGCTGAAGAGTTTTTAAAGAACGCTTTCACTGCTTTCAAAGCATCTGGTAAAGTATTATACGACAGGTCATTTGATAAAGTAGGTAATTTTTCATTCGGTGTTCCAGAACACATTGACTTCCCAGGCCAAAAATACGACCCATCAGTTGGAATATACGGTATGGACGTATGTGTAACTTTTGAAAAGTCAGGATACAGAGTTAAATCAAGAAAGCTTAACAGAAACACAATTCCTGAAAAACACTTAGTTAAAAAAGTCGAAGCTATCGAATTAGTTAAATCAACATTCGGTATGGAAGTACTTGAAGAATAA
- a CDS encoding 50S ribosomal protein L18, which produces MATNAKYRVPFRRRREGKTDFRQRLGLLLSGKPRLVARKSLNNIVAQVVAYDEKGDIILASAHSKELVKLGYKGHCGNLPTAYLTGLLIGKKAVKEGIEEAVLDKGLHRATKGAAIFAVLKGALDAGLEIPHGDEIIGNEERLAGAHIAEYAKVLKAEDEDAYKKQFSKYLEKGLNPEDLPAHFEEIKEKILSL; this is translated from the coding sequence ATGGCAACAAACGCCAAGTACAGAGTTCCTTTTAGAAGAAGAAGAGAAGGAAAAACAGATTTCAGACAAAGATTAGGATTATTATTGTCTGGTAAGCCAAGATTAGTTGCGAGAAAATCCTTGAACAACATTGTAGCTCAAGTAGTAGCTTACGATGAGAAAGGAGATATCATATTAGCTTCAGCACATTCAAAAGAACTTGTTAAATTAGGATACAAAGGACACTGCGGTAACTTACCAACAGCGTACTTAACAGGTTTATTGATTGGTAAAAAAGCTGTGAAAGAAGGCATTGAAGAAGCAGTACTTGATAAAGGTTTACACAGAGCTACAAAAGGAGCTGCAATATTTGCAGTTTTAAAAGGTGCTCTTGATGCAGGCTTAGAAATTCCACACGGTGATGAAATCATCGGTAATGAGGAAAGACTAGCAGGTGCTCACATTGCTGAATACGCAAAAGTTTTAAAAGCTGAAGACGAAGACGCTTACAAGAAACAATTCTCAAAGTACTTAGAAAAAGGTTTAAACCCTGAAGATTTGCCAGCACACTTTGAAGAAATAAAAGAAAAAATCCTTAGCTTGTAA
- a CDS encoding uL15 family ribosomal protein, with protein sequence MIRKSKKITKLRGSRTCGYGEAKKHRGAGHRGGRGNAGVQKHKWLSICKFNPDYFGRSGFVRHASLIKDLKTINVGELQEYVLSNIDAFKKDGDKIVVDAAALGIDKILGKGRISLAMAVSATEFSENAVAKLEAAGGEAVEL encoded by the coding sequence ATGATTAGAAAAAGTAAAAAAATCACTAAATTAAGAGGCTCCAGAACCTGCGGTTATGGAGAAGCTAAAAAGCACAGAGGTGCAGGTCACAGAGGGGGTAGAGGTAACGCAGGTGTTCAGAAACATAAATGGTTAAGCATCTGTAAATTCAACCCTGACTACTTCGGAAGAAGTGGATTTGTAAGACACGCAAGCCTCATAAAAGACTTAAAAACAATTAACGTTGGAGAACTCCAAGAATATGTTTTAAGCAACATTGACGCATTTAAAAAAGACGGTGACAAAATCGTTGTAGATGCGGCAGCTTTAGGTATTGATAAAATACTCGGTAAAGGTAGAATATCATTAGCTATGGCAGTTTCAGCAACAGAGTTTTCAGAAAACGCAGTTGCAAAATTAGAAGCAGCAGGGGGAGAAGCTGTTGAATTATAA
- a CDS encoding 30S ribosomal protein S8: MSLMDPLANALNHISNCENVGKNTAYLKPASKLIGRVLKVMQDQGYIGNFEYIEDGKAGVYKVTLIGQINKCGAVKPRFAVKNQEFEKFEKRYLPAKGFGLLIVSTPKGLMTHDEAKDSGIGGRLISYIY, translated from the coding sequence ATGAGCTTAATGGACCCTCTTGCGAACGCATTGAACCATATATCCAACTGTGAAAACGTAGGTAAAAACACAGCTTACTTAAAACCTGCATCTAAATTAATTGGAAGAGTACTCAAAGTTATGCAAGACCAAGGATACATCGGAAACTTTGAATACATTGAAGATGGTAAAGCGGGAGTTTACAAAGTAACATTAATTGGTCAGATTAACAAATGTGGCGCTGTAAAACCAAGATTCGCAGTTAAAAATCAAGAATTTGAAAAGTTTGAAAAGAGATACTTACCAGCAAAAGGTTTCGGTTTGTTAATTGTGAGCACCCCTAAAGGGTTAATGACTCACGATGAAGCAAAAGATTCTGGAATTGGTGGAAGGTTAATTTCATACATCTACTAA
- a CDS encoding 30S ribosomal protein S4e — MAVKGPKRHLKRLAAPANWQIPRKVRTFTVRPAPGSHAMDKSLPLLLIIRDVLKYADNSREAKKIIQTGKILIDGRKRKEYKLPVGLMDLISVPLMNENYVVLFDEAGRLTLNKVENADVKLCKIVNKTVIKGGHIQLNLHDGRNQIVTVADASKAEEDVYKTGDSILLSIPEQKIAGHVQFGENKLAYVTGGKHVGEFAKIVEIEERKLYADIITLETKDGEQFKTVKDYVFIVGDNEPVINL, encoded by the coding sequence ATGGCAGTTAAAGGACCTAAAAGACATCTAAAAAGATTAGCCGCTCCAGCAAACTGGCAAATCCCAAGAAAAGTCAGAACATTCACAGTAAGACCTGCACCTGGTTCACACGCAATGGATAAATCATTACCATTGTTATTGATAATAAGAGATGTATTAAAATACGCTGACAATTCAAGAGAAGCTAAAAAGATTATCCAAACAGGAAAAATCTTAATCGACGGTAGAAAAAGAAAAGAATACAAACTTCCAGTAGGATTAATGGATTTAATTTCAGTTCCTTTAATGAACGAAAATTACGTTGTATTATTTGACGAAGCCGGAAGATTGACTTTAAACAAAGTTGAAAATGCTGATGTAAAATTGTGTAAAATTGTAAACAAAACAGTTATTAAAGGTGGACACATCCAGTTAAACTTACACGATGGTAGAAACCAAATAGTAACCGTTGCTGACGCTTCAAAAGCAGAAGAAGACGTTTACAAAACAGGCGACAGTATTTTATTATCAATACCTGAACAAAAAATTGCAGGACATGTTCAATTTGGAGAAAACAAATTAGCATACGTTACTGGCGGTAAACACGTTGGAGAATTCGCTAAAATCGTAGAAATTGAAGAAAGAAAATTATATGCAGATATAATTACACTTGAAACAAAAGACGGCGAACAATTTAAAACCGTTAAAGATTACGTATTTATCGTAGGCGACAATGAACCAGTAATCAATTTATAA
- a CDS encoding 50S ribosomal protein L6 has protein sequence MPVAALIREEVTIPENVNVELNGNNITVKSGGKQLEKTLNYNGIEFSIEDDVLVIKCSFPNKKQTAMVGTYKAHALNMIKGVTEGFEYKLAIKYAHFPMKVSVKSDVVVIDNFLGEKHPRNARVMPGVTVKVSGEQVVVSGTNKEFVGQTAANIEQATKVSGRDTRVFQDGIYIVEKAGKVL, from the coding sequence ATGCCAGTTGCTGCACTCATTAGGGAAGAAGTTACTATCCCAGAAAATGTAAATGTTGAACTAAACGGCAACAACATTACTGTAAAATCCGGCGGTAAACAATTAGAAAAAACATTAAATTACAACGGAATCGAATTCTCAATAGAAGACGATGTCTTAGTTATCAAATGTTCTTTCCCAAATAAAAAACAGACCGCTATGGTAGGTACATATAAAGCACACGCTCTTAACATGATAAAAGGAGTTACAGAAGGCTTTGAATACAAATTAGCAATTAAATACGCTCACTTTCCTATGAAAGTAAGTGTTAAAAGCGATGTTGTAGTTATTGACAATTTCTTAGGTGAAAAACACCCAAGAAATGCAAGAGTAATGCCTGGAGTTACTGTTAAAGTAAGCGGTGAACAAGTAGTAGTAAGTGGAACTAACAAAGAATTCGTTGGTCAAACTGCTGCAAACATTGAACAAGCCACTAAAGTAAGCGGAAGAGATACAAGAGTATTCCAAGACGGTATCTACATCGTTGAAAAAGCAGGTAAGGTATTATAG
- a CDS encoding 30S ribosomal protein S5: MAEKRRFNTDAWEPKTQVGRLVKEGQITSIDEIIDKGTPILEPEIVDALLPELEEQVLDVKLVQRMHKSGRRARYRATAVVGNKNGYVGVGMGKAKEVGPAIRKAIAHAKLSLIRVRVGCGSWECGCGGPHSIPFTAEGNCGSVKVQIIPAPRGVGLVAGNVAKAVLGLAGVKDVWTKTFGDTRTTYNFALAVFDSLNNLNFIKCLPNQKAKLGLKEGKVF; encoded by the coding sequence ATGGCTGAAAAAAGAAGATTTAACACCGATGCTTGGGAACCAAAAACTCAAGTTGGTAGGTTAGTAAAGGAAGGGCAAATTACCTCAATCGACGAAATCATCGATAAAGGTACTCCTATACTTGAACCAGAGATTGTTGACGCACTTTTACCTGAACTTGAAGAGCAAGTTTTGGACGTTAAATTAGTTCAAAGAATGCACAAATCAGGAAGAAGAGCAAGATACAGAGCTACAGCAGTAGTTGGAAATAAAAACGGCTACGTTGGAGTAGGCATGGGTAAAGCTAAAGAAGTTGGCCCAGCTATTAGAAAAGCTATCGCTCACGCAAAATTATCACTCATTAGAGTAAGAGTAGGTTGCGGTTCATGGGAATGCGGTTGCGGTGGACCACACTCAATCCCATTCACAGCAGAAGGTAACTGCGGTAGTGTTAAAGTTCAAATCATACCAGCACCAAGAGGTGTAGGTTTAGTTGCAGGTAACGTTGCTAAAGCGGTTTTAGGACTCGCTGGTGTTAAAGATGTTTGGACAAAAACATTCGGAGACACAAGAACAACATACAACTTCGCATTAGCGGTATTTGATTCTTTAAACAACTTAAACTTTATAAAATGCTTACCTAACCAAAAGGCTAAATTAGGTCTTAAGGAAGGTAAAGTATTCTAA
- a CDS encoding ribonuclease P protein component 1 has protein sequence MKISKDILRHELIGLSVEVIQCNNKQLIGKKGVVVDETRNTLTVESKVVNSSVTNEQKNEYLDDDVQYSYNEFQIPKDIAVFQFDVTTSEGLFKVKIDGNLLVGRPEDRLKRKFKKIYPY, from the coding sequence ATGAAAATTTCGAAAGATATTCTCAGACATGAGTTAATAGGGTTAAGCGTTGAAGTAATTCAATGTAATAACAAGCAACTTATCGGTAAAAAGGGAGTAGTTGTTGACGAAACAAGAAATACGTTAACCGTTGAGTCTAAAGTGGTAAATTCTTCTGTTACTAACGAGCAAAAGAACGAATACTTAGACGATGACGTACAATATTCTTACAATGAATTTCAAATTCCAAAAGATATTGCAGTATTTCAATTCGACGTAACTACTTCCGAGGGTCTTTTTAAAGTAAAAATCGATGGAAATTTACTTGTAGGACGACCTGAAGATAGGTTGAAAAGAAAATTCAAAAAAATTTATCCTTATTAA
- a CDS encoding 50S ribosomal protein L14, giving the protein MKGIGSTVVRSLPNGARIFCADNTGAKELEVISVKNYSGVVRRLPAAGVGQMVFVSVKKGTPEMRKQVLPAIIIRQKKEYKRADGSRVKFEDNAAVIVTPEGTPKGSEIKGPVSKEAAERWPGVSRLAKIIH; this is encoded by the coding sequence ATGAAAGGAATCGGGTCAACCGTAGTAAGGTCATTACCAAACGGAGCAAGAATATTCTGTGCAGACAATACAGGAGCTAAAGAATTGGAAGTTATATCAGTTAAGAATTACTCTGGTGTAGTTAGAAGATTACCAGCTGCTGGTGTAGGTCAGATGGTTTTTGTTTCAGTTAAGAAAGGTACTCCTGAAATGAGAAAGCAAGTTTTACCTGCTATCATCATCAGGCAGAAGAAAGAATATAAAAGAGCAGACGGCTCAAGAGTTAAGTTTGAAGATAACGCAGCAGTTATTGTAACACCAGAAGGAACACCAAAAGGTTCAGAAATCAAAGGTCCAGTTTCAAAAGAAGCTGCTGAAAGATGGCCTGGTGTTTCAAGATTGGCTAAAATTATTCACTAA
- a CDS encoding 50S ribosomal protein L32e, translating to MSDFKRLMRLKLKMKQKRPEFKRQDSHRTARIGTSWRRPFGKHSGMRIGLKHRCAVVKIGYRCPALVRNLHPSGLEDILVNNVKEISALNPETQAARIAATVGKRKRIEMIKKANELNIRILNISKQKQEELLQ from the coding sequence ATGAGTGATTTTAAAAGATTAATGAGATTAAAACTCAAAATGAAACAGAAAAGACCTGAATTCAAAAGACAAGATAGCCACAGAACTGCAAGAATCGGTACCAGCTGGAGAAGACCATTCGGTAAACACAGTGGTATGAGAATTGGATTGAAACACAGATGTGCTGTAGTTAAAATCGGATATAGATGCCCTGCATTAGTAAGAAATCTTCATCCATCAGGTTTAGAAGACATTCTTGTTAACAACGTTAAAGAGATTTCAGCTTTAAACCCTGAAACTCAAGCAGCAAGAATTGCAGCAACAGTTGGTAAGAGAAAAAGAATTGAAATGATTAAAAAGGCTAATGAATTAAACATTAGAATTTTAAACATCTCAAAACAGAAACAAGAAGAATTATTACAATAA
- a CDS encoding 50S ribosomal protein L19e — MDVSTQRRIAANILDCGIDRVWVDPENLEKVKLAITKDDIRALVKDGIIVKKQEKGISSARKKKIQEQKRKGKRKGQGSRKGAKGARTPKKEKWMNTIRPLRRMLKEMREDEKIERTQYRKLYRMAKGGAFRSRNHMKLYMKDHGILSE, encoded by the coding sequence ATGGATGTATCAACTCAAAGAAGAATTGCAGCTAACATACTCGATTGCGGTATTGATAGAGTATGGGTTGACCCTGAAAACTTGGAAAAAGTTAAACTTGCAATTACCAAAGATGACATCAGAGCTTTAGTGAAAGATGGAATCATTGTTAAGAAACAAGAAAAGGGTATCAGTAGCGCAAGAAAGAAAAAGATACAAGAGCAGAAAAGAAAAGGCAAAAGAAAAGGCCAAGGTTCTAGAAAAGGGGCTAAAGGTGCAAGAACTCCTAAAAAAGAAAAATGGATGAACACAATTAGACCTTTAAGAAGAATGCTAAAAGAAATGAGAGAAGACGAAAAAATCGAAAGAACACAGTACAGAAAATTGTACAGAATGGCTAAAGGTGGCGCTTTCAGAAGTAGAAACCACATGAAGCTTTACATGAAAGACCACGGTATCTTAAGCGAATAA
- the yciH gene encoding stress response translation initiation inhibitor YciH has translation MPEICPICGLPKDLCVCEEIAKEEQKIKVYVTKRRFGKLMTVVEGFDADLIDVKDLAKKLKDICACGGTVKKDSIELQGDHRKKAEDILIGMGFSKNMIDVR, from the coding sequence ATGCCGGAGATTTGTCCAATATGTGGTTTACCTAAAGATTTATGTGTTTGTGAGGAAATAGCTAAAGAAGAACAGAAAATAAAAGTTTATGTTACTAAACGTAGGTTTGGTAAATTGATGACTGTTGTTGAAGGCTTCGACGCAGACCTTATAGACGTTAAAGACCTTGCAAAGAAATTAAAAGATATCTGTGCTTGCGGTGGAACTGTTAAGAAAGATAGTATCGAATTGCAAGGAGATCACAGGAAAAAAGCTGAAGACATTCTCATAGGTATGGGCTTCTCAAAGAATATGATTGATGTAAGATAA
- a CDS encoding 50S ribosomal protein L30: protein MAYAVIRVRGSVGVKKDIADTLKMLRLHKVNHCVIVPENEHYVGMVKKVKDFVTYGEVDNETFEKLILKRGRLAGNNRVSEEIVKESTDLSVSELAEKVMSGEIKLKDTEVKPVFRLHPPRKGYDKEGIKRPFSVGGALGYRAGKINDLIIKMM, encoded by the coding sequence ATGGCTTACGCAGTTATTAGAGTAAGAGGAAGTGTTGGCGTTAAAAAAGATATCGCTGATACCTTAAAAATGTTAAGACTCCACAAAGTAAACCACTGTGTAATTGTTCCAGAAAATGAACATTATGTTGGAATGGTTAAAAAAGTTAAGGATTTCGTAACCTACGGTGAAGTTGACAACGAAACCTTCGAAAAGTTAATCTTAAAAAGAGGAAGATTAGCAGGCAACAACAGAGTAAGCGAAGAAATTGTTAAAGAATCTACAGATTTATCAGTTTCAGAATTAGCTGAAAAAGTTATGTCAGGCGAAATCAAGTTAAAAGATACAGAAGTAAAACCTGTATTCAGATTACACCCTCCAAGAAAAGGATACGACAAAGAAGGAATCAAAAGGCCTTTTTCAGTAGGTGGAGCCTTAGGTTACAGAGCTGGAAAAATAAACGATTTAATTATAAAGATGATGTAA
- the rplX gene encoding 50S ribosomal protein L24 has protein sequence MVLTSSKQPRKQRKALYNAPLHLRNNLMSAMLSKELKEKLNKNSIPLKKGDLVKVMRGNFKGVEGEVTNVSYRNYNVVVAGVVNKKQDGTEKSYPIHPSNLMIVKLDDSDDKRFKNANN, from the coding sequence ATGGTGTTGACTAGTTCAAAACAGCCAAGAAAGCAAAGAAAAGCACTCTACAACGCACCGTTACATTTAAGAAACAACTTAATGTCAGCGATGTTGTCAAAAGAGTTAAAAGAAAAATTAAATAAGAATTCAATACCTTTGAAGAAAGGAGACTTAGTAAAAGTTATGAGAGGAAACTTCAAAGGCGTTGAAGGAGAAGTTACCAACGTAAGTTACAGAAACTACAATGTAGTTGTAGCTGGCGTAGTTAACAAAAAACAAGATGGTACAGAAAAATCATACCCTATACACCCATCAAATTTGATGATTGTAAAGTTGGATGATTCAGACGATAAGAGATTTAAAAACGCTAATAATTAA
- a CDS encoding 30S ribosomal protein S17: protein MTNIGIDVKTPENVCDDINCPFHGKLPVRGQTFEGVVTSDKGHNTVVIEREIIRYLSKYERYEKRTVSMIAHNSPCISAKVGDIVKIMECRPISKTKSFVVIEKTIQE, encoded by the coding sequence ATGACAAACATAGGAATTGATGTAAAAACTCCTGAAAATGTTTGTGATGACATAAACTGTCCTTTCCACGGGAAATTACCAGTTAGAGGTCAAACATTCGAAGGCGTAGTAACCTCAGATAAAGGACACAACACAGTTGTAATCGAAAGAGAAATTATAAGATACTTGTCAAAGTACGAAAGATACGAAAAAAGAACAGTTAGCATGATTGCACATAACTCACCATGTATCTCAGCGAAAGTTGGAGATATCGTGAAAATTATGGAATGCAGACCAATCAGCAAAACGAAATCTTTTGTAGTAATCGAAAAGACAATACAAGAATAA
- a CDS encoding 30S ribosomal protein S14 gives MTKAPFKKKFGQGSKVCKRCGRKGPGIIRKYGLNLCRQCFREMAQNLGFKKYD, from the coding sequence ATGACAAAAGCACCGTTCAAGAAAAAATTTGGACAAGGTTCCAAGGTTTGTAAAAGATGCGGAAGAAAAGGACCGGGAATTATTAGAAAATACGGCTTAAACTTATGTAGACAATGCTTTAGAGAAATGGCACAAAACTTAGGATTTAAAAAGTACGATTAA